CCATCATAGAGTCTGAACCTATACATGCTTAATAAGACTATCACTGCGGGTTTCCCGTCACAACAGTATAACTCAATCTACACGTTGCTCACATTTTAAATcttcaacaacaacattaaaggTTTTTAGTGGTATGTGATAATTTTAACTGTTTAGACAAAGTAGAGATGAAAAGAGTTACCAGACTATACAAACAGAACCTGCTACTAATAATAAGACACATATCATTTTATCAATGTGTGAAAGCTTCACCACTTGTACACACTGTGGAGAAGATGACACTATGGGGCCCAAAATCGCCGTGTTAATCACACTAGCATGAAGCTATGTTCACAGAATTACtacattaaataaacaaaacatacagacTCAAGGGGTACCATTCAACTTTTTAAAGTGGTGACCAAGTCGACTTATTTAGTAAGTCCAGGAGTGAAATTATAACTCAAACAGCCAGTTAATAGTAACGTTTTACCGAGGAAACAAATGGGAGGGTTTACTTTGGGAAGCTGGGAGTGTGGTCACAAATCATAAGACTAAATGTGTGAGATATGGAGCAAGAACCGGTCTTTGCTCTACGGTTGATCACGCCCAAAGGATCGCCTGTTGGACTGCATGGTTCTTTGAGTGACTATAATACCCACCTTCCTGTACGTAGAGAATCAATGTTTTGAAACTCAGACTCGGGACATGCCTTTAATGTACCGATACCTCTTAAAATATCAATGACAGTGTACCCATGGATTCGTTAGCTTGAACCATGCACACGATCTATGCTTTCAGCGACCGGTTTATTACTTCCCTTGAGACATAGTCAATGTGCTGCGAATCCCTAGGAGAAAAGAAACTCGCAATGCTATTGACAGAGAACATCAGAAAATTCTTTGAAGCACTTTCCTATGATTCGCCGCAAGCATTTTAAGAATCGGGCTCCTCCCTGTGCGCTATAGTTTCTTCTCAAGTATATTTAAACCCATCGCTGAATTCGGTACAACATCACGCACTCTCTTTCAAGACAACCGCCTTGACTAGAGGCTACTCAGCCACTGGCTGACACCGATGTGCCATCAACCCGTACGTTCACGGAGCGATATCTGGGCGTGACGGTCTGAGGATCACACACTGTGGTGAATAACACTGTCATTAGCGAACCGGAGTTGACAGTTTCCAGGCGTTTGGTTTACATAATACACGTGCTCCGCATTGCCGACTCTATATTAATTGGGATGGGTGCTAATAAACAAGGAAGCGGTAGTGTTGATACAACTTGAATGTTGAACCCTGAAGGACGAAGGAGCTTGTATTAAAATCAATAGATGAGACTGTAGGATTTTCAAACCAATTCAATTCACTGGATGTAATTTATCCCTGGCAATTTATAATGATGCACAAATTGATAACAACCCAAGTATAGGCATTACACAGTCACATTGTGTACATACAATGTTGTAGCAACCTGGCCAAAGAAGAGGAACAAGTAAATCAAATTGATGTTGTACTTCCCATATGGGGCAACAACAGACTTTATATAAAGACACCAGACAGCATATTCTCTCAGGATGAACCTTCaataaaaactttctttctGTAAGATCTTTCTGTGAGATATTTCTTAAAACGATATTAGTTGagacatcacatgtttaaacAAGTTCCACAATCACTTCCCAACAGTGGTATAAATGcattacataattattttgtttataacacACAGGATGAAAGAAACCAAGTGCTGACTTCGAAGGTGTGGGTTAAACAGGTAAACAATTTGTGAATTTTAAATAGTATACGTACAAGAGTGTTAAAATAATACAACTACTTGGCTGTCTAAATACATTATCAGTCGAGTAGTTTGAAGAGACGCGTCCTGACACGTGCTGAGCAACAACCAGCTGGTTGTGTCATCTTTGGTTTAACGAGAGGTCGAACACAGTTTGCAAGCAAGTTTAATTACAAACTACATTTCCACAAACCTAATGATTTTGGTCGTTTCTCGACAGCTAAACTGAAGTCTAATTACGAAATGCCCAGGGCAGATATCCCTGaagaaacaatcaaacagaTCCTTTTATTTAACGTGGACTGTATTCATCTAGTGTGAGGGATGTAGCTCTCttcaaaatgcaattttcaGTCCTTGTTGTCTTTTGTCTACATTTTCCTGCAAAATGATCCAATGTCATCCTTCCATTCTTCTGTATTCTGCCTCTTTGTTAGTTTCGGGCAGTGTGTCCAGCCCATATCCATTTAGCTTGCTGTAATCTACTTGTGCTGTCCCAAACACCAGTTTTCTTGCGTGTTTCCTCACAGACCCTGTCTTTGATGAAGCATTGTCTCTCAAATTGCTCTTTGAGCTGCAcaaagtttgtgttttgttgttacCAAAGCAAACACCAACTTGCGGTAGGGAATGACCAGTAACTTGACTGTCTTCGTAGCTTGTTGCAATCTATTTGTTGTCTAAAACTCCAGTTTTCTTGCGTGTTTCTGCACACCGACCCTGTCTTTGATGACGCACTTTGTCTCTCGATTACTCTTCGTGCTGCACAAAGTTTGTGTTATGTTGTTGCCAAAGCAAACACTAACTTGCGGAAGGGGATGACCAGTACCGGTAACTACACTGTTTCCACCGAGCGAAGCTTGTGATATTACAGCCTTTAGGCATTGCTTGAAACAGTGGTTGCAATATTTAAAGGTCAATGAGTGATGTGTTTCTTCACGCAGGTGTGGAATGACTACAACCTCAAGTGGAATCCTGATGAGTTTGACGGCATCGAGAGGATAAAGGTACCAAGTGACGCCATATGGATTCCGGATATCCTCATTTACAACAAGTAAGTGTGATTAAGATTCTCGTTGAAAACATCTACAGGGCGCTCGATATTCTGTGGGTGCTTTTTACACCAACCTGAAAAGTCACAGGCTCATAATGGGACATCATAAGAAGATTAAAATTTGTAACTTGGTATACAGATATGGTGAAATTATAAGTTTGCGACAGTAACATTGCTGCGAAAAATATTGTTCGTTCCTTGTTCTGAAGTTGGAATGCATCCATGTGGAAAGAAAAGTTCTGCCAAACTTCGCACGATAGAGTACACTTTACTTTGTTATTGAGACAAGGATCATCATTGGTCCCAATGCAACTTTTACAAAATAGTGTTCAAAACTCTTCTGCCTCTTTAAAATGGAAATTCATGTGagattgttcttttgtttttttactgcaGTGCCAACGGGTCATTTGACATGCAAACTGGAGCCTGGGCGAGCGTAGACAGCAACGGCAACGTCAACTGGTCTCCGCCCGCAGTCTACAAGAGCTCGTGTAAGATCGACGCACAGTACTTTCCTTTCGACGAGCAGAACTGTACCATGAAGTTCGGGTCGTGGACCTACGACTTTGGAAAGATTGACTTGATACCTTCCAGCCCGAGTGCAGAGAAGAAAGATTATTGGGAGAACGGTGAATGGGCGATCATCCAGTCTCCGTGCGAACGGCACGTCATCAGCTACCTGTGCTGTGCCGAAGTGTACGTCGATGTCACATGTACTTTTCTCCTACGCCGGATGCCGTTGTATTATTTCGCCTATTTGTTGCTGCCCTGCGGCCTAATCTCCTTCAACACCGTCTTGGTGTTCTACTTACCACCGGATATCAGTGAGAAAATGTCACTTTGTACCTCCGTCTTGCTGTCCATGGCGTGGTTCCTCTTGCTTGTCACGCAGCGCATCCCGCCCACAGGCAACAACTTCCCTCTAATCGTCAAGTACCTTCTGTTCACGATGGTTGTGGTGTCTTCCTCGATCATTCTCACAGTGTTTGTGCTGAACATTCGCTACCGATCGCCCCACACCCACAAGATGCCAAAGTGGGTCAGAACCATATTCATTAATATCCTCCCAAAATACATTGCCTTAAAAAGACCAGAGCGATACGACCAGAGGTGTCGTAACGTTGGAGTTGCGTTGACAAGGGAGGCAGTGACTACAAAATATGTAGACGCAAAAAAACTTGTTATGGAGAGCAAGGGCAATAGTTATACAGTACGGTTGCGCAATGAGGTGGATCGTGAAAATGGACTGGAGACAGATTCAGatggtgacgtcatcacatCAGGTAACCATGGTAGGACAACAAAAATACCATATAATCACAAATATGTTCGTATGATCAATGAAACGATTTAAAGGGAATCTAAATTTAACGAGAGCttatgtatgttttgtttgtaggAATTTACCAACAACACTTTATATTATAAGCCAAGTTAGAATGCTGTGCAGTGAGTagaatcggggggggggggtgggggtgggggggggaacAGGAGCATGATTTGTATATGTGTTCACAGACAGTGATTAGTAACGCAATGACACTCGCCAAGTAGCCATTAGCTTGTCACATTAACCCATTGTGAATATTGCTTGGAACCAACAAACATGCATGATAGTTTACTTTTACCCTTGTTGGGATTCAGTTTGACAACAGAGATATAATCCAAAATAAAGACTTCGACTCACAGGCCATGATCAAATAACCTTCAGCATCATTGTTAACGATGGCAGCAGCCAAGAGCCATAGGTGTAGCCAAAGTAGCTTAGTTCGCACATTATTGTCTTAATATGCTTGTTTGTAGTCCTTTTCGAAAGTTCTTAAAGTAATTTTCGGGGTTACATTTTCGGGGTTATGTAGGCTAAAAATGCTTCTTCACATAGCACTGTATTAGCTCAGGTGTATTTTATTGCACACAGAGCGGAATGGTGATGCATGCGGGGCCGGGGACGGGAGTAGACACCCATCCTTCTCCCTTACACCCACCTACTGGGCCGCTGCTGCCTCCTCTGCCACTGGCAAGGCAGACGCTCCATCTAGCTCCAACGGACTTCGCAGAACAAGTCCAGGTATCTAGAACACGTTTTGGTATTAGAAACTGGCCATTAGGGCTTTACCCAAATTTTGTGTATAATGACCTTTCCGtggttgtaggctacaattgCATGTACTTATATATTGGTCTAAACACTAATCTCTTCTATGCTGATTGGGAAGCGGGTATAGCGGATCCGGACTAAGCTTGTGTATTTAAGGTGTATTTCACAGAATGAAACCATAGACTTCACAAAAGTTATCTTTGGCCAACTTGGGTCCCACAAAGGAAATCTTATAAACAGAGAGTAATAAGACAACAATAGCAGGACCCCCACAACCCTGATCCGTAAAAGTTGTGTGCACAAGCCCAGTGCATGCAGACGTCACACACAAGCAGCCGCCATTTGCAATTTGCAAAACATAACACAACAAATTTCATCaacaactttttatttattcctcaaacaaaaaaatgacgTCAGGTGATTTCAATGAACAAAGGCAACTCGCTCTCCAGTCAGTATAATAGAATGGATTTCCCACCGGATATTTAGAAGAGTgacactttaaagacagtggacactactggtaaatgtcatacaccagtcttctcacttggtgtatctcaacatatacataaaataacaaacctgtgaaaattttagctcaatcggtcgtcgaagttgcgagataataatgaaagaaaaaacaccattgtcacacgaagttgtgtgcttttagatggttgatttcgagacctcaaattctaaacttgaggtctcgaaatcaaattcgtggaaaattacgtctttctctaaaactatgtcacttcagagggagccgtttctcacaatgttttataccatcaacctctccccattactcgttaccaagtaaggttttatgctaataactattttgagtaattaccaatattgtccactgcctttaatccataCGAGACCAACCGGGTTTATGAGCAATAAACCCCACTTTGTTACACCTGCATGCTTGTTTAAAGTTGATTAATGTGTTTTGTCAAATTACTGTTCAATAACAATTAAACATTGTAAGGGAGAAAGGGGGaagtacaatattttgttgatacCCATATGTTGAAACGCATGAACCGAGAACTGTCCACAACTGAGCGGACAGGTAAACTAGTCTAATTACAAATCAGTCAGCTCTGATTATGATCAATCATCGAAATGCAATATCATCTGCAAAATGATATCAATTGAGCCATGCGTAAAGGTAATTACTTCAACAAGAAAATAATATCTCGCTGGGTCAATGACGGTGAAGAAGAACATAGACCATTTCACTCATATCAACTCCGGTGTGCGTCCGTGTTTATGCGATTGTCATcatatacaaaatattacaacacTCATACAAACTAAGACCAAAGATCACTGTAATAATGTGAAGAATTGTTCACAGTTCATTCTCCCCGAATGGGTAACTTTTTCTATTGTAATCTTAGACAAGTACACTTGTGCAGTTACTTTATAATGTCATCAGCTTTTATGCAGTCTTCGCCCGGTACGAGTATCGTGGTTAATCCATCACTGTTTGCCGACTGATACACATAGGCTTCTCTGCATTTATGCTGCAGATGTAGAATGGCTGTAATTTAAATCCTAATAAGACagggtttgttttattgtggAACCGGCAAATAATCCAAAAACAGAGTCGTCCGGCACCCTTGGGCATTTGCTTTATCTCTCACTCGTCGTCGACAATTTTGAAGCGGTGTTCCTCCACTTATACAATCTATTTCAAAATGATCCACGCAGCCACAGCCGGGACCGGAACCCAGGCTTCAAACCGTGCTGGTAAGCGCGACGTTCATTGTAACCACACTAGCTGCCATTCCGTTAACAACAACCCTACATGGAAGATGGCTTAAAGACCCCTAAGTGAACGTAATCACTGTTACTAGCAAGCCTTGGGAATCCTGCAAACTAGTGCCTATAAGTGAATtggaaccagaaacaccggggttaacccTTACACTTTCATGACACGTGTTCTGgtgttcttttacgtgcacgAGATCCTATCGTACAATCAAAAAGTACACGAGACcacggcttaatgtcccatccgaaggacgaagcagttGTTTATGGACACAAGTgccaagaccaggactcgaacccacactctgcttatcagaaacacaagagcttgagtccattGCTCTTAACCTCTCGGCCACAACACATCACAATGTTTTGATGTTGTACTGGAGTTGAAACTTGCCTCCTCCATGTTATTGAGAGGTTTCACACCGTCGGCAATCCATGTCAAGAGTACCCTGGAGGCATACTGGAGATCATGGATTGGGTACCACTTATTAGGTGCCAGACTATCCAGCTTACGCACAGTTGTTCGGAGGGTCGTCTATACTTTTAATGGTACCCGATCAAGTATGTTATATGTCACTGTATCCCCTGGCAAGATGTACATAAAGGTGTATGCTGCAGAAGGGGGAAACTCGGTCCAATTTGTTGAAAAATTAAATACGGAAAACAAACACCACAGATAGCAGTACAACTGGGATTATCTAAGTCAGAGCacttggtaatataaaacagaTGACTAACAAATCTATACGCCATTACCCCCATTACCCCCCATGGTCCAATGGGTCTTTAACACATTGTTTCAAGGAGTTTCATACAAATTTAAAGTCAGCAGTGACATATGTAAAATGTCGATCACTGGAATGAAATGCGTCTCACCTTGCTGGGTTAATAGTTACAACGGGGACCATCAGGTTTGCAATTCCAGGTCAATCTGGCCCTCAATGTAAGTTCCGGTAATCATACCGTTCCATCTGCCCGATAGTATGGGATTGTTCTGTTTACCAAAGGGTTGTGCACCAAGAATTGGGTCCCAACAGACACCAGCTTTAACTTCGTCCCTCGGCCATACCCCCCAAACGTGCTTGTTTACAAGTCCAAAGCATGACATAATCAGCATTAAAATCCTGGCCCGTAGACAAAAGCATATTTATTGCGCATTATCTTTGGAGTAGTCCTGACCCATTTACTAGTGGTATCCCCAAGGGCACGGCAGAGGGACCGCATATCTGTCAGTTTAGGAAAGCAATTACAAAATGAAGAGTCCGTACTCTCTGGATAAAAATCTTTGTCAGACGTAATGATGTGAGGGGTAAATCTGCTCAATCAAGCCGGTGGCGAAATTTCACACGAAAATAGCTTGATGCCTTTGAACCTCAGACCGTACATGTGATGTTTGAAAGACGAGCAATAATTGCCGCCGTTTAAAATCTCCATCCCTCGGCAAGAAAGGCAGGATTAATTAGTGTGGGCACATCTTCCTATAAGGCTTGGTTTGCGTGCGACTGCAGACGGTGATTTTAGAAACATGATAGGCACACGCAGATTATTGTCAAGATAAAAAGCTGGTGGTGTTGCCAGCTTTTGCCGATGCTGAGATTTGAATGAACCTGGAGAGATCCATTTACGTCACCAAGTACTGATGCCGAATCGCGATCAGTAAAACGTAATTTAAACCAATGACAAAATGCATGGAGTTGAACTCACAGCTTGGAAGATGTCGAGAGATATTGTCAACTGATTTACAAGAGcaagtttatatttttttctttttactacAACAAAAAACCTTTTTATGACGATTTGACTGCATGGAAAATCAAGGCACTTTTATCTTACAAAGAGCTCACTGCATgatcaaaatttacacagaaaaaccCACACGTCTGAGTATTAAAGAAGGTTacctttgaagaaaaaaggtGGGAGCGGGCACACTAACTTGTTTAACTTTTAGTAAAATATGCAGTGCGCCTATAGCCAATGTGATCTACAATgcgggggggaggggggaggggggggggggttgcgcgGTGAAATCATGATgtgggaacgaggttgggtaCCGCCTTTTCAGAGAGAATTGGGAACAGGGGAGAATACAGAGTAGCGGTTCGAACAATGGAATTGGCGAAACACTTCCATATAGCGGCAAAGGCACCGCGTGTAATCGTGACAGGGTCGTTGTTcgtgggtgtttgtttgttagtggGTGTTGGCTTGGTGTTGTTCACTGGTTGCAATTGTTCACTGTAATAGCTATAGCAAAATAACACTTATCAATAATAATGAGGTAGGCCGTCATGTAACAATATAAAACCCTCCTTGCTCATTTTAATTTCAGCGGGTCAAGAAGAGCGCCAGTCATCTAGTCGGTTCCTACCCTCTACCAATCACGATCCTGACCCCTGCGAGGCCATGAATGTACACAGGGCAGTGGAAGAAATCATGTACATGACGTCGAGATATAGAAACGAGGATGACTTGGTTAGGGTAAGCAACTAACCTCAATCGCCTCAtccatttatatatttattttattttatatatttaacaCCCAACAACACAATTGGCCCCTTAGATAGGAAATGGGAAGAAAATTTTtaagttttagagaaaaaaaccaataaaGGAAAACCCAttggttttaccctttttttttttatttcctctcacatctaaaacttaaacaCGAAGTAAAGGTAGAGACTGAAACACCCAATCAACATGCAAGGCtcaagtctgaggtgggatttgaaccagtgtCCACAAAGCTGACAGACAGGGAAAGGAAcaactgagccaacctgatttTACTGTAGATCATTACATTACCATATTGAATCACTACATATCTGTTAAACCACATTGGGGCTAGAAGGGTGTGGGAGTCAAACCCTTTCCTggggagccccccccccccccaccccttacAAAAAAAGATCGGGAAAAAACATCTGACTGCGTCACGGCTTTTTGGTATGATCATGAACGTTAGCGGATTCATTACTGTTACTACACTCAAGGATCACTCCAAAAAAGGGTATCTACTGATCGGACTATTGCTCATGAAAAGTGATTTATTCTTTTCTTCTGTACAGGCACGAGAGGATTGGAAGTACGTTGCCATGGTAGTAGACCGCATCTTCCTCATCATCTTTCTCTGCGGTGTCTTCGCTGGCACCATCACAATCATGTTAGAGGCTCCTTTGGCCAAGGAGTTCTTTGCACAAGCATTCATATGAGAATTggactaacttaaaaactttgATGCCAGCGTTGAAGCCATGCAAAAGGTCAAGATCTACCGTAGGAGTTCGCTATGGCGGCATCGGCTTGATTGATGGTTTAGAGGAAGGATAACTTTAACTTCTCTGTGGTGTCTTGGCTGGTACAATCACAATCATGTTGGAGGCTCATCTAGCTAAGGAGTTCTTTGCTCAAGTCTTCGTATGAGAATAAGAAACTGTTTGAACGTGGAATAAATTGAAAACTTTGATGCCAGCGTTCAAGCAGGTTAAGATCTACTGTATGATCATTCGCCGTTTGGTGGCAGTGGCCTAATTGGTGGTTTAGAGGAAAGACAGTTTTAGAAACGGGTACTTTTGAAAACACCACGGGACCGCTTGGGCATTTTGCAGCCGTATACCACCGCGACCATCCTTTGCTTTAGCAAGCGACCAACGGTGCAGATGCCTCTCTGCAGACTGATCACTATTGTGGGGTAGCCTCAGACACCACTGAACAACTCCGTCACTGTCATCGAAACCATTCGATCTCATCATATTCACAGTCCATATTAGACATGAATAGTGCCTACAATATGACGTATCGAATAGATTGTCTGTCAACATGGCTGTCAATGTGCTTTCTTTCACTGGAAGATTGTTTTATAAATATCTTAACTGAAGCTGATGATCATTGACAACATCTATCGTCAGCCATTTTGTAGATCTATCGAGCCCCGAAATGACGTAATGTGAGCCCAAaaataaaggtgtttttttttacgtgaTCGCCCACAGTTCTTGTACGAGTATATAACCCttgaacaacaacaataaaccTAATCATGTGGAACTTAATCATGTGGAACTCAACCAACTACTAATACCATGTACTTAAGTAATctgatttacatgtatttatggaCTTTTGCAGTAAAATAACTTATATCCAAGCGTAACGTGCGATCTGCCATCAACGGCCTCTTTCTGAGCGAAAGTGCTGCACTACAGCGAACAATTTGTACGCGTGGTTTGTGACAAACAAAACTGTCGGGAAAATGTGATTGTGTATATTAGACAACTAATTATAACATTAACAAAAAGTTTTTATCGAATTATTATGTTAGCTATGTAAATTGTCAATATAGAACAGGATTTTATTTTTGCCAAATAGACTACACGACATGGTATTGTTAGGTCCATCCACCCAGGAGTTTTGAAAATACTGTTCAGttagttttgtatttgtttaactAGCATTATCAGTATTCCAACATGACATCGATTATCACTTCTACTCCGCCAACGGAAGATTCGCCATAATCATCCAAAGCTTTAAAGTTTTACTTTATGATACTTTcaagttatgttttatttatttgtttcaaacacTTATAGACCTGACGTTATCTATTCTTGGTCATGTATGGTTATAAACGAGGAAAACCAAAAGTTTAAACTACAAGTTTCCTAATTTTCTGACCCCTATTTCAATAATACACAGTACACTCTGAAAATAGTTGGGCCGGAACTACTTTCATCATAGAAACAAATATCCTCAAAAAATCAGTAG
Above is a genomic segment from Asterias rubens chromosome 5, eAstRub1.3, whole genome shotgun sequence containing:
- the LOC117290483 gene encoding neuronal acetylcholine receptor subunit alpha-2-like codes for the protein MKADISGGPKPKKRKEDCDEEWSWKSDASVGEERLQEFLFDGYSKLALPVKGALDKLYINFSLAISQIVDVDERNQVLTSKVWVKQVWNDYNLKWNPDEFDGIERIKVPSDAIWIPDILIYNNANGSFDMQTGAWASVDSNGNVNWSPPAVYKSSCKIDAQYFPFDEQNCTMKFGSWTYDFGKIDLIPSSPSAEKKDYWENGEWAIIQSPCERHVISYLCCAEVYVDVTCTFLLRRMPLYYFAYLLLPCGLISFNTVLVFYLPPDISEKMSLCTSVLLSMAWFLLLVTQRIPPTGNNFPLIVKYLLFTMVVVSSSIILTVFVLNIRYRSPHTHKMPKWVRTIFINILPKYIALKRPERYDQRCRNVGVALTREAVTTKYVDAKKLVMESKGNSYTVRLRNEVDRENGLETDSDGDVITSGNHERNGDACGAGDGSRHPSFSLTPTYWAAAASSATGKADAPSSSNGLRRTSPAGQEERQSSSRFLPSTNHDPDPCEAMNVHRAVEEIMYMTSRYRNEDDLVRAREDWKYVAMVVDRIFLIIFLCGVFAGTITIMLEAPLAKEFFAQAFI